GGCGACAGGCCCAATGAAGGTCCCCCTTCGGGCGCGTGTGCGTGGGGGACGTTGTCAATTTGACAATTTGGCGCGTGCAGGGTGAGTGCGGGGCACCCGTGTGCTCCGCCCACCACCGCAGGGTGTGCGCGGCGCTATCGGGACGTAACTGAAATACCGCAATTGCTGCGGACGCTCAAGTTGGCACTCGGTTGACTTAGTCCGCGTTGCTCGGTAAGTTAGCTAACCGAGGAGGGTGCCGATGATCATGGTGAACATTCACGAGGCTAAGACCTACCTTTCTCGCCTGCTCGTGCAGGTCGCCGAGGGGGAAGAGGTGGTCATCGCCAAGGCGGGGAAGCCGATTGCTCGACTCTCGTCCTGGGAAGGCGAAGAGGGCGCGACGCGGGTCTTGGGGAGGGACGCCGGGCTTTTTTCGGTGCCGGAGGACTTCGACGCTCCACTGCCCGACGCGGTCCTCGCTGAGTTTGAGGGCTGAGGGGCGCTCGTGCTGCGGATCCTGCTGGACACTCACGTTTGGCTCTGGATGATCGAAAGCCCGGGGCGCATGCGAGAGTCGGTTCGCAACGAACTCGCCGACCGCGAGAATGAGCTCTATCTGTCGGCTGCCAGTTGTTGGGAGATCGCCATTAAGTACCGACTGGGCAGGCTCCCGCTGCCGGCGCCCCCGGGTGAGTTCATCCCTCCGCGTATGGAGCGGGACGGGGTGCGGTCCCTGCCCGTGGGCCAGTACCACGCGCTTCGCGTCGCATCGCTGCCCGATCACCACAAGGACCCGTTCGACCGCCTGCTGATCGCTCAGTCCCTGATCGATAACCTTGTCCTCTATACCGCGGACGAGCAGTTGCTTCGGTACGCGGCGCCCTGCGTGCTCGTGGACCGCTGACGACCTATGGGTGCCGACCGGGGTAACGAGATCGACCCTCTACGACTCACGATTGGCGATCCATGATCGACCGCACCCGCGCCATGACCATGCGCCTCCTCACCTTCACCTCCCTCTTCCCCAACCAGGCCCAGCCCGACTTCGAAGGGGCAAAGGGAAAGGGCAAAGGGGACATCCTATATTCCGCCCGTCAAGGAAATAGATAGTCTCGAGTCTCGTGGCCGCGAGCAAGGCTCCGAAATCGAGGTCGTGGGTGAGGACGACGTATCCTCCCTCCCGAGCCCATGCCATGATCACTGCGTCGGGCGCTCCCGGATCTCCAACGTGCGACCAGTGGACCGCTTCCCAGCCCTCGGCCGCAAAGACGTCGGTCCACCGCGGAGAAAGATTCATGTCGATGAGAATTCGCATTAGGAGGCCAAAGGAAGGTCCTTTTCCTCGGCACGCCAGGCAGCATAGGTCAGCGCCGCCAACACGTCTTCCCGCTCCAAATACGGATAGGCGGACAGGACTTCCTCAATCGATCGCCCCGCTCCGATGAGCGCCACGATGGTTCCAACCGTGACCCGCATTCCTCGAATGCAAGGCTTTCCTCCCATCACCTGCGCGTCAAATGTAATCCGCTCCCATTTCTTCATGGCCTCCTCCCCTTCCGAGCGCCAAGATGCGTTCGTCCACCAATCATATCTGCCTCGAGCGGCACGGGGAAGCCCTGTTGGAGGGGGCGCTCGGCGCTGTTCGGGTTTCGTCAAGCGCTTGCAGCCCGTGGTTGCCCAGACCGGCGTGGAATTGATCTGCGTGACGGGCGGTAGCGGAGGTGGGAAATGCGGACGCTGTGCGCGGAAGTACCGGACAAACTGCACGCCAGGGCGCTCGCACTGGTGCGCGAAGGCTGGTTCAAGAGCGAGGCCGATTTGGTGGTCGAGGCGGTGCGGCGCTACGTCGAGGCCCACGAGCCAGCATTGATGGAACGATTCATCCGGGAAGACGTGGAATGGGGCCTGCACGGGGATGACTGAGGCGGGACGAAATGCGGTTGTCGACGCCGGACCCGTAATCCATCTCGACGAATTGGGGCAGGCAAACGTAAGGGCAACTGTGCATTTCTCGTCCGCCCCCCGCCTTCTTCCGCGCACGCCCCGTGACTAGGGGACAGCCGATGGGAGGCTCGTGCAAGAGAGCGTTGTCGACCACTCAGCTCGCCATAAAGAAACTCGCTGTCCCCGAGCCCGCAGGAGCGCCGTAGGGCGGGGCTTGCCCCGCCGCACCCGGCGGGCGAACCCCGCTACGCGGGAACCGCCCGCCCTACCGTTTCATCCCTCGGGGTGATCGAAGGTCATGGGCAACTCATTTGTGGGCCGAGGGTCGGTCTGGACCGAGGTCGCGGTAGGAACGCGGGGCGCCGGCCTCCAGGGTCTCGTTCTCCCCCTGGTCGCGGCCCACCACCACCTTGAGCCCCGGCCGCAGCCGGAAGTGGCGGCCCGTCCGGAGCAGCCGGACGTCCCTGAGATCGTAGCCGGGCTCTTCCCGGAAGAGGTCCCGGATCTTCTCGGCGAAGTCGGCGTCGGTCAGCAGGCACCCCCCGGCGGGGCAGGGGTAGTCGGCGACCCCCAACTCCGTCGCCAGCCGGATCTGCTCTTTGCGCGAGCGGCCTTCGATGGCGAGGAGCTTCTCCCGGTCCACCCACCCCTCCCGCTCCGCGTGGGTGGGCTCGAAGTGGTGCGCCGAGAGGGGCCGGAGGATCAGCCCCTCCGTGCCGCTCTCCCGCTCGATGAGGCACAGGGTCTGCCGCCGCTGGCTCATGGGCCTCTGGCCCAGGACCTCGCCGGTCACGAGGAAGCTCGCCCCCTCCTCCCGCATGAGCTCCACGGCCTCCCGGTGCATGAAGATCCGGCAGTCGATGCACGGGTTCATGCCCCGGCCGTAGCCGTGGGGCGGGTTCTCGACGACCTTCAAGTACTCCATGCCCTTGTATCGCACCCGGATCGGGATACCGAACTCCCGCGCCACCCGCGCCGCCTCGTGCTTGCACGAGCTCGACTTGGCGGTGCAGTTGCAAAACGGGGTCATGAAGTTGAGCGCCACGACCTCCACCCCCTGGTCGATCACGAGCTTGACGGCCAGGGTGGAGTCCAGGCCTCCGGAGAGCAGGGCGATGGCCTTCCTCGGGGCGGTCACCCGCCGATCCCCTCGAACAACGCCGTGGAGACGTAGCGCTCGGCGAGATCCGGCATCACGACCACGATGGTCTTGCCGGCGAACGCGGGCTCCCGGGCCAGGCGCACGGCCGCCGCGCCGGCGGCGCCGCAGGAGATCCCCACCAGGAGACCCTCCTCCCGCGCCAGGCGCCGGGCGAAGTCGATGGCCTCGGCGCTTTCGACCTGCTCCACCCGGTCCACCACCGAGAGGTCCAGGGTTTCGGGGATGAAGCCGGCGCCGATCCCCTGGATCTTGTGGGGCCCTGGCCGGATCATCTCGCCCGCGAGCTTCTGGGAGATCACGGGGCTCTCCTTGGGCTCCACGGCCACCGAGAGGATCGGCTTGCCCTTCGTCCCCTTGATGTAGCGGGAGACCCCGGTGATGGTGCCGCCGGTGCCCACGCCCGACAGGAGCACGTCCACCGCGCCGTCGGTGTCGTCCCAGATCTCCGGCCCGGTGGTCTTCTCGTGGATGCCCGGGTTGGCCGGGTTCTTGAACTGCTGGGGCAGGAAGTAGCGCTTGGGGTCCGAGGAAGCGAGCCCCTCGGCGTGGGCGATGGCCCCCTTCATCCCCTCGGCGCCCGGGGTGAGGACGAGGTGGGCCCCCAGGGCGGCGAGCACCCGGCGCCGCTCCAGGCTCATGGTCTCGGGCATGGTCAGGGTGAGCTTGTAGCCCCGGGCCGCGGCCACGTAGGCGAGCGCGATGCCCGTGTTGCCGCTGGTGGGCTCCACGATCTCGACGCCGGGCTTGAGGATGCCTCGCTCCTCGGCGTCCCAGATCATGGCGGCGCCGATGCGGCACTTGACCGAGTAGGCGGGGTTGCGCCCCTCGATCTTGGCGAGGACCGTGGCCCTGGCCCCTTCCGTCACCCGGTTGAGGCGGATGAGGGGGGTGCGGCCGATGGAGAGGGAGTTGTCTTCATAGATGCGTGCCATGGGGGTCTCCTTGTGACGAGGGGTTGGAATCGGAGCCGAAGGGGTCGGGGGGCGCCTCAGCCCCCACCCGCCCCCACGGCGGGCCACCAGTACCGAAGCGCCGCGAGCACCAGCGCGAGGGCGACGAGGTTGAGGGCGATTCCCGGCAGGGCCAGATCGCGCAGCCGCAGCCGCCCCGACGAGAACGCGATGGCCGTGGCCGGGGTGCCGATGGGCAGAGCAAACGAGAACCCCGAAGGGACGGCCACGGCCAGGGTCACGAGCGCCGGGTCGAGCCCCGCCTCGGCCCCCAGGGAAAGCCCCAGGGGCAGGAGCAGCGCCACCACCGCGGCGTTGGAGATGGCTTCGGTGAGCACGAGCGACGCCAGTGCCAGCCCCGCCAGGAGGGCCCAGGGGGACGCCTCTGCCCCGCCCAGGGCCGTCCGGGCCACCCAGAGAGCCGCTCCCGTGTCGTGGAGCGCGCTCCCCAGGGCGATGGCGCCCCCGTAGAGCACCACCACCCCCCAGTGCACCGCCCGCTCCGCCTCCTGCCAGGTGAGGAGCCGCAGCAGGAAGAGGAGCCCCGCGGCCGAGAGGCTGATGGTGGCGAGCCCGACCCGCTCGCCCCACCCGATCCACGCCGCTACGGTGGC
This is a stretch of genomic DNA from Thermodesulfobacteriota bacterium. It encodes these proteins:
- a CDS encoding type II toxin-antitoxin system VapC family toxin, with the protein product MLRILLDTHVWLWMIESPGRMRESVRNELADRENELYLSAASCWEIAIKYRLGRLPLPAPPGEFIPPRMERDGVRSLPVGQYHALRVASLPDHHKDPFDRLLIAQSLIDNLVLYTADEQLLRYAAPCVLVDR
- a CDS encoding DUF433 domain-containing protein gives rise to the protein MKKWERITFDAQVMGGKPCIRGMRVTVGTIVALIGAGRSIEEVLSAYPYLEREDVLAALTYAAWRAEEKDLPLAS
- the cysK gene encoding cysteine synthase A; this encodes MARIYEDNSLSIGRTPLIRLNRVTEGARATVLAKIEGRNPAYSVKCRIGAAMIWDAEERGILKPGVEIVEPTSGNTGIALAYVAAARGYKLTLTMPETMSLERRRVLAALGAHLVLTPGAEGMKGAIAHAEGLASSDPKRYFLPQQFKNPANPGIHEKTTGPEIWDDTDGAVDVLLSGVGTGGTITGVSRYIKGTKGKPILSVAVEPKESPVISQKLAGEMIRPGPHKIQGIGAGFIPETLDLSVVDRVEQVESAEAIDFARRLAREEGLLVGISCGAAGAAAVRLAREPAFAGKTIVVVMPDLAERYVSTALFEGIGG
- a CDS encoding SLC13 family permease; the encoded protein is TLLGGARAPLALAILERSAGRTLSFLDWMAAAAPVALATAAAAALLLWALYARSAPVNLAPVREALAREARALGRVKLGEKVVAVVAIATVAAWIGWGERVGLATISLSAAGLLFLLRLLTWQEAERAVHWGVVVLYGGAIALGSALHDTGAALWVARTALGGAEASPWALLAGLALASLVLTEAISNAAVVALLLPLGLSLGAEAGLDPALVTLAVAVPSGFSFALPIGTPATAIAFSSGRLRLRDLALPGIALNLVALALVLAALRYWWPAVGAGGG
- a CDS encoding CopG family transcriptional regulator, whose translation is MRTLCAEVPDKLHARALALVREGWFKSEADLVVEAVRRYVEAHEPALMERFIREDVEWGLHGDD
- a CDS encoding type II toxin-antitoxin system prevent-host-death family antitoxin, translating into MIMVNIHEAKTYLSRLLVQVAEGEEVVIAKAGKPIARLSSWEGEEGATRVLGRDAGLFSVPEDFDAPLPDAVLAEFEG